In Streptococcus dysgalactiae subsp. dysgalactiae, the following are encoded in one genomic region:
- a CDS encoding amino acid ABC transporter ATP-binding protein, with product MAELKIDVQDLHKSYVQNEVLKGIDAKFYEGDVVCIIGPSGSGKSTFLRTLNLLETITSGKVVVDGFELSDPKTNIDKARENIGMVFQHFNLFPHMTVLENIIFAPVELGKESKEAAKKHGMALLEKVGLSDKADAFPGSLSGGQKQRVAIARSLAMNPDIMLFDEPTSALDPEMVGDVLNVMKDLAEQGMTMLIVTHEMGFARQVANRVIFTDGGQFLEDGTPEEIFDHPKHPRLIEFLDKVLNV from the coding sequence ATGGCAGAACTAAAAATTGATGTCCAAGATTTACACAAATCTTATGTTCAAAATGAAGTGTTAAAAGGAATTGATGCTAAATTCTACGAAGGTGATGTTGTTTGTATCATTGGTCCTTCTGGTTCTGGGAAATCTACCTTCCTTCGCACCCTCAACCTCCTAGAGACGATTACCAGTGGTAAGGTCGTGGTGGACGGTTTTGAATTATCAGATCCTAAGACTAATATTGACAAGGCACGTGAAAATATCGGAATGGTATTCCAACACTTCAACCTTTTCCCTCACATGACTGTTCTTGAGAATATTATCTTTGCTCCTGTCGAATTAGGTAAAGAGTCTAAAGAAGCTGCTAAAAAGCACGGCATGGCACTTCTAGAAAAAGTCGGACTTTCTGATAAGGCTGACGCCTTCCCAGGAAGCTTATCCGGCGGACAAAAGCAGCGTGTGGCTATTGCACGAAGCCTAGCCATGAATCCAGATATCATGCTTTTTGACGAACCTACTTCTGCCCTTGACCCAGAAATGGTTGGAGATGTTTTGAACGTTATGAAAGACTTGGCAGAACAAGGCATGACCATGTTGATTGTTACTCACGAAATGGGGTTTGCTCGTCAAGTAGCTAACCGCGTTATCTTTACAGACGGTGGTCAATTCTTGGAGGATGGTACGCCTGAAGAGATTTTTGACCATCCTAAGCACCCTCGTCTCATTGAATTTTTAGACAAGGTCCTAAACGTCTAA
- a CDS encoding aminopeptidase, producing MVLPHFEHNLDKYANLLIKKGVNVQKGHTLLITIAAEHYRFARLLTKKAYEAGAAEVIVDYTDDQITREKLLKADEDRLLNVPDYVVEKSHYLLGKKASRLVVRSSDPNVFAGVDSDRLSGSTRATSIALEKQRAATQANKVSWNLVAAASSEWAAMVFPDLASEEEQVDALWDAIFKMNRIYEEDPIKAWDDHQARLVSKANLLNDYQFDALHYMAPGTDLTLGMPENHVWEAAGSVNAQGEEFIANMPTEEVFTAPDYRRAYGYVSSTKPLSYAGVVIEDMTFTFKDGQIVDVTAKKGEETIKRLVEENDGARALGEIALVPHKTPISLSGLTFFNTLFDENASNHLAIGAAYAFSIKGGTEMTNEELKAAGLNRSTAHVDFMIGSEHMDIDGITKDGQIIPIFRGGEWAI from the coding sequence ATGGTTTTACCTCATTTCGAACACAATCTTGACAAATACGCTAATTTGCTTATCAAAAAAGGGGTCAATGTTCAAAAAGGGCATACCCTTTTGATTACTATTGCTGCTGAACACTATCGCTTCGCTCGTCTTCTGACAAAGAAAGCTTACGAAGCTGGTGCTGCAGAGGTTATTGTAGACTATACTGATGATCAAATCACGCGCGAAAAACTCTTGAAAGCTGATGAGGACCGTCTCCTAAATGTACCCGACTATGTTGTTGAAAAGTCTCATTACTTACTTGGTAAAAAAGCTAGTCGATTAGTGGTTCGCTCATCTGATCCAAATGTTTTTGCAGGCGTTGACTCAGACCGCTTGTCTGGTTCTACCCGTGCTACTTCAATTGCTCTTGAAAAACAACGTGCAGCTACTCAAGCTAATAAAGTGAGTTGGAATTTAGTAGCGGCAGCAAGTTCTGAATGGGCAGCCATGGTTTTCCCAGATTTGGCCAGTGAGGAAGAACAAGTTGATGCTCTTTGGGATGCTATCTTCAAAATGAATCGCATTTATGAGGAAGATCCTATTAAAGCCTGGGATGACCATCAAGCACGCCTTGTTTCCAAAGCTAACCTCCTCAATGACTATCAATTTGATGCCCTCCATTACATGGCACCTGGGACTGATTTAACCCTCGGTATGCCTGAAAATCATGTCTGGGAAGCAGCAGGTAGCGTCAACGCTCAAGGGGAAGAATTCATCGCCAATATGCCAACTGAAGAAGTCTTCACCGCACCAGACTATCGTCGAGCTTACGGGTATGTCTCATCTACTAAACCACTTTCTTATGCCGGTGTTGTTATTGAAGACATGACCTTTACTTTCAAAGATGGCCAGATTGTTGATGTAACGGCTAAAAAAGGGGAAGAAACCATTAAGCGATTGGTCGAGGAAAATGATGGTGCTCGTGCCCTTGGTGAAATAGCCCTAGTTCCCCATAAAACCCCAATTTCACTTTCTGGTTTAACTTTCTTTAATACTCTTTTTGACGAAAATGCGTCTAACCACCTTGCCATCGGTGCTGCTTATGCTTTCAGTATTAAAGGTGGCACTGAAATGACCAATGAAGAATTAAAAGCAGCTGGTTTAAACCGCTCAACCGCCCATGTAGACTTTATGATTGGCTCAGAACATATGGATATTGATGGCATCACGAAAGATGGGCAAATTATTCCTATCTTCCGCGGTGGCGAATGGGCAATCTAA
- a CDS encoding DUF4044 domain-containing protein, translating to MAFGENGPRKKTTFEKVTMFVVILMVLVTVGGLIASALSVLM from the coding sequence GTGGCATTTGGAGAAAATGGACCTCGCAAAAAAACAACCTTTGAAAAAGTAACAATGTTTGTTGTTATCCTAATGGTTCTTGTAACTGTTGGCGGGCTTATTGCGAGTGCCCTATCAGTATTGATGTAA
- a CDS encoding MFS transporter: protein MSKRSLDTTNKRALVAAIVASGTDDLNVMFLAFSMSSIITELGISGTQGGWIATMTNLGMLAGGLIFGLLADRYHKFKVFKWTIVLFSVATGLIYLTPSLSYLYWMRFIAGIGVGGEYGVAIAIMAGIVPPEKMGRISSLNGIAGQLGSISSALLAGWLAPSLGWRGLFLFGLLPIVLVIWMILAIDDRKVWDYHGQKEETHHQPVSVAELFKTKELTAQTLALMVMTTVQIAGYFGMMNWLPTLIQTSLNLSVKSSSLWMVATILGMCLGMLTFGQLLDRFGPRLVYGIFLLASSLCVYLFQFAHSMSTMLIGGAIVGFFVNGMFAGYGAMITRLYPHHIRSTANNVILNVGRALGGFSSVIIGSILDISGVSMVMMFLSCLYLISFAAMWTIGQLKAEAYQQLK from the coding sequence ATGTCAAAACGATCTTTGGATACCACCAACAAACGGGCCTTAGTGGCCGCTATTGTCGCTTCAGGTACGGATGACCTGAATGTGATGTTTCTGGCTTTCTCGATGTCCTCTATTATTACCGAATTAGGAATTAGTGGCACACAGGGAGGTTGGATTGCGACGATGACGAATTTAGGGATGTTAGCTGGAGGCCTTATTTTTGGCTTACTGGCAGATAGGTATCATAAGTTTAAGGTCTTTAAATGGACAATCGTCTTGTTCTCAGTCGCTACAGGATTAATTTATTTGACTCCGTCTCTGTCTTATTTATACTGGATGCGTTTTATTGCTGGAATAGGGGTTGGTGGAGAGTACGGCGTGGCTATCGCCATTATGGCGGGAATTGTTCCACCTGAAAAAATGGGGCGCATTTCTTCTTTGAACGGAATTGCCGGACAATTAGGATCGATTAGCTCAGCTCTCCTAGCAGGGTGGCTAGCACCAAGTTTAGGCTGGCGAGGACTTTTTCTCTTCGGACTCCTTCCGATAGTATTAGTAATCTGGATGATCTTAGCTATAGATGATCGTAAGGTTTGGGATTATCATGGTCAAAAAGAAGAAACCCATCATCAGCCGGTAAGTGTTGCTGAGCTCTTCAAAACAAAAGAATTGACTGCTCAAACCCTCGCTTTGATGGTCATGACAACCGTTCAGATTGCAGGGTATTTCGGGATGATGAACTGGTTACCAACCCTTATTCAAACAAGTCTGAATCTCTCCGTAAAAAGTTCTTCGTTGTGGATGGTAGCGACCATTTTGGGGATGTGTTTAGGAATGTTGACATTTGGTCAGCTTTTAGACCGATTTGGACCGCGCCTGGTCTATGGAATCTTTCTGCTTGCCTCTTCGCTGTGTGTTTACCTCTTCCAATTTGCTCATTCCATGAGCACTATGCTTATTGGAGGTGCCATTGTCGGATTTTTTGTCAATGGGATGTTTGCAGGATATGGTGCGATGATTACCAGACTTTATCCACATCATATCCGTTCAACAGCTAATAATGTGATCTTAAATGTCGGCCGTGCTTTGGGTGGTTTTTCATCGGTTATTATCGGAAGCATCTTAGATATTTCAGGAGTTTCAATGGTCATGATGTTCCTATCATGTCTCTACCTCATTAGTTTTGCTGCCATGTGGACGATTGGCCAACTAAAGGCAGAGGCCTATCAGCAATTGAAATAG
- a CDS encoding magnesium transporter CorA family protein, with amino-acid sequence MYYLILEKLTSVSLTDCLNNKHPYVAILTPEEWRRHHDLFDMDIDMEFNIDVANSTKAEVNSDSLTGTFKIPDRKDLLGQAMDFSFALDERGVVFIDEHRHVADWLVQIQSSKKWKTPSLERFLYDFLETIIHGDLTLLEDFDNQLDKLEETILTDKGMISQVQLNLIRRQLTKLNLHYGQLIDLAQEFYENENNFFAEENLRFFHLFSSRVTRLQTTVVTLRETLIQIRELAQSQLETKQNKIMSVLTIVTTCCMPLTILVGWYGMNFKYMPELSSPLGYPAVIGFAILIFVSAIAFFKYKKWL; translated from the coding sequence ATGTATTACTTAATTTTAGAAAAATTAACGTCTGTCTCCCTGACAGACTGTCTTAACAACAAGCATCCTTATGTAGCTATCTTAACGCCAGAGGAATGGCGGCGCCACCACGACCTTTTTGATATGGATATTGATATGGAGTTTAACATTGATGTGGCCAATTCAACCAAGGCAGAAGTGAATAGTGATTCTTTAACAGGGACTTTTAAAATTCCCGATCGAAAAGATTTGCTTGGTCAAGCCATGGATTTTTCCTTCGCTCTTGATGAAAGAGGGGTTGTCTTTATCGATGAGCATCGTCATGTTGCTGATTGGTTGGTACAGATTCAATCTAGTAAAAAATGGAAAACGCCAAGCTTAGAACGTTTTCTCTACGATTTTTTAGAAACCATTATTCATGGTGATTTAACCCTTCTAGAAGATTTCGATAACCAACTAGATAAACTAGAAGAAACGATATTAACAGATAAAGGTATGATTAGTCAAGTTCAGCTGAATCTCATCAGACGACAACTCACCAAGTTAAATCTCCACTATGGGCAATTGATTGATTTGGCACAGGAATTTTACGAGAACGAGAACAATTTCTTCGCCGAGGAAAATCTACGCTTCTTTCATCTCTTCTCTTCACGAGTAACGAGACTTCAGACGACAGTTGTTACTTTACGTGAGACCCTTATTCAGATTCGCGAATTGGCCCAATCACAGTTGGAAACGAAACAAAATAAAATCATGAGCGTCTTAACCATCGTTACCACCTGCTGCATGCCTTTGACCATTTTAGTAGGCTGGTACGGCATGAACTTTAAGTACATGCCTGAACTCTCTAGCCCCTTAGGTTATCCTGCAGTGATTGGCTTTGCCATTTTAATTTTTGTGTCTGCTATTGCCTTTTTCAAATACAAAAAATGGTTGTAA
- a CDS encoding pseudouridine synthase translates to MRLDKFLVETGVGSRSQVKSLLKKKAILVNQEVETSPKVQINEHKDVVTYLGKPLTYEAFVYYVLNKPAGFLSATKDRAQATVIDLLDETARQKDVFPVGRLDKDTRGLLLLTNNGQLAHDLLSPKKHVTKEYLAKVAGIMTEADKDDFAKGISLKDYQCLPAKLEVLDKDVSQETCLVSITIQEGKFHQVKRMVAACGKEVLELQRLSMGPLRLDPSLAEGDFRRLTSEELQSLEAYCQSLL, encoded by the coding sequence ATGCGTTTAGATAAATTTCTAGTAGAAACAGGAGTTGGGAGTAGAAGCCAAGTCAAGAGTCTTTTGAAAAAGAAAGCTATCTTGGTTAATCAAGAGGTGGAAACATCTCCCAAGGTTCAAATAAATGAACATAAAGACGTGGTGACTTACCTTGGAAAACCTTTGACTTATGAAGCCTTTGTTTACTATGTCTTGAATAAGCCAGCGGGCTTTTTGTCAGCGACAAAGGACAGAGCGCAAGCAACCGTTATAGACTTATTAGATGAAACTGCCAGACAAAAAGACGTTTTTCCTGTTGGCAGATTAGATAAGGATACTCGAGGGCTGTTGCTCTTGACCAATAATGGTCAGCTAGCTCATGACCTTTTATCCCCTAAAAAACACGTTACCAAAGAGTATTTAGCGAAAGTAGCAGGCATCATGACTGAGGCTGACAAAGATGATTTTGCCAAAGGTATTTCTTTAAAGGATTACCAGTGTCTTCCTGCTAAATTGGAAGTGCTTGATAAGGATGTAAGCCAAGAGACTTGTCTGGTTAGCATTACCATTCAAGAAGGCAAATTTCATCAGGTGAAACGCATGGTAGCAGCTTGTGGCAAGGAAGTACTGGAATTGCAACGCCTTAGCATGGGACCTTTGCGATTAGACCCTAGTCTCGCAGAAGGTGACTTTAGGCGCTTGACATCCGAGGAATTGCAGAGCTTAGAAGCCTATTGTCAGAGCCTATTATAA
- a CDS encoding ABC transporter substrate-binding protein/permease, whose amino-acid sequence MTYKLKALLLAIVSIIFMTGSIASTETIDIVSDTAYAPFEFKDSDQVYKGIDVDIINEVAKRQAWDYNMTFPGFDAAVNAIQSGQADALMAGTTITEARKKVFHFSDPYYDTKIVIATRKANPVKKYSDLKGKTVGVKNGTAAQSFLDKYKKKYGYTVKTFDTGDLMYNSLATGSVAAVMDDEPVIQYAISQNQDLAINMKGEAIGSFGFAVKKGSGYDYLIDDFNAALADMKADGTYQAIMAKWLGTDDKATTSQATGDPTAKATPVKASYKIVSDSSFAPFEFQNDKGKYVGIDMELIKAIAKQQGFKIEIANPGFDAALNAVQSSQADGVIAGATITDARKAIFDFSDSYYTSNVILAVKKGKAINRYDDLNGKTVGAKNGTSSYSWLKENAAKYGYSVKAFDDGSTMYDSLNSGSVEAIMDDEAVLKYAISQGRRFETPLDGISTGEVGFAVKKGTNPELIEMFNNGLAALKQSGKYDAIIDSYLDSKKAAKPAEKNVDESTIAGLLSNNYKQLWAGLGTTLSLTLISFAIAMIIGIIFGMMAVSPTKSLRHISTIFVDVVRGIPLMIVAAFIFWGVPNLIESMTGHQSPINDFLAATIALSLNGGAYIAEIVRGGIEAVPAGQMEASRSLGLPYATTMRKVILPQAVKLMLPNFINQFVISLKDTTIVSAIGLVELFQTGKIIIARNYQSFRMYAILAIIYLIMITLLTRLAKRLEKRLN is encoded by the coding sequence ATGACCTACAAATTAAAAGCGTTATTGCTTGCAATAGTATCCATCATTTTCATGACAGGTAGTATTGCAAGCACTGAAACAATTGATATTGTTTCGGATACAGCTTACGCCCCATTTGAATTTAAAGATTCAGATCAAGTTTATAAAGGAATTGATGTTGATATTATCAATGAGGTAGCAAAACGCCAAGCTTGGGACTATAACATGACCTTTCCTGGATTTGATGCGGCTGTTAATGCCATTCAATCTGGTCAAGCTGATGCTCTGATGGCTGGTACGACGATTACTGAAGCTCGTAAAAAGGTCTTTCATTTCTCAGACCCATACTACGACACTAAAATCGTTATTGCGACACGTAAGGCAAATCCTGTCAAAAAGTATAGTGACCTAAAAGGAAAGACAGTTGGTGTCAAAAATGGTACGGCAGCTCAATCTTTCTTGGATAAATACAAGAAAAAGTATGGGTATACTGTTAAAACATTTGACACGGGCGACCTCATGTACAACAGTTTAGCTACCGGATCGGTTGCAGCTGTCATGGATGATGAGCCAGTTATCCAATATGCGATTAGCCAAAACCAAGACCTTGCCATCAACATGAAAGGTGAGGCAATCGGTAGTTTTGGTTTTGCCGTTAAAAAAGGAAGTGGCTATGACTACTTGATTGATGATTTCAACGCTGCTCTTGCTGACATGAAAGCTGACGGGACTTACCAAGCTATTATGGCAAAATGGTTAGGAACTGACGACAAAGCAACAACAAGCCAGGCAACAGGTGATCCAACTGCCAAAGCAACACCTGTGAAAGCAAGCTATAAAATTGTTTCAGATTCCTCTTTTGCTCCTTTTGAATTTCAAAATGATAAAGGAAAATATGTCGGTATCGACATGGAGCTAATTAAAGCTATCGCCAAACAGCAAGGCTTTAAAATTGAAATTGCCAATCCAGGTTTTGATGCGGCTTTAAATGCGGTACAATCTAGTCAAGCTGACGGTGTTATCGCTGGTGCAACCATTACTGACGCTCGTAAAGCCATTTTTGACTTCTCTGATTCTTACTATACCTCAAATGTGATTTTAGCGGTCAAAAAAGGAAAAGCTATCAACCGTTATGATGATTTAAATGGTAAAACCGTTGGCGCTAAAAACGGAACTTCTTCTTATTCTTGGTTGAAAGAAAATGCGGCTAAATATGGCTATAGCGTTAAAGCTTTCGATGATGGTTCAACCATGTACGATAGTTTAAATTCAGGTTCTGTTGAAGCCATCATGGATGATGAAGCCGTTCTAAAATATGCTATTTCACAAGGACGTCGCTTTGAAACCCCGCTTGATGGTATTTCCACAGGTGAAGTTGGTTTTGCCGTTAAAAAAGGAACTAATCCCGAATTAATTGAAATGTTTAACAATGGCTTAGCTGCCTTAAAACAATCTGGTAAATATGACGCTATCATCGATAGCTATCTAGATTCTAAAAAAGCTGCTAAACCTGCTGAAAAAAATGTCGATGAGTCAACGATTGCAGGACTCCTCTCTAATAACTACAAACAATTATGGGCTGGTCTTGGAACAACCCTCAGCCTAACCCTTATTTCATTTGCTATCGCTATGATTATCGGGATTATTTTTGGGATGATGGCTGTCTCACCAACCAAATCTCTCCGCCACATCTCAACCATTTTTGTCGATGTGGTCCGTGGTATTCCGTTAATGATTGTGGCTGCCTTCATTTTCTGGGGTGTGCCAAACCTTATTGAAAGCATGACTGGTCACCAATCACCAATTAACGATTTTTTAGCTGCTACTATCGCCCTGTCACTTAATGGTGGTGCCTATATTGCTGAAATTGTTCGTGGTGGTATTGAAGCTGTTCCAGCAGGACAAATGGAAGCTAGTCGTAGTCTTGGGTTGCCTTATGCAACAACAATGCGTAAAGTGATTCTTCCACAGGCCGTGAAGTTGATGTTGCCTAACTTTATTAACCAATTTGTTATCTCCCTAAAAGATACTACAATTGTCTCAGCAATTGGTCTTGTGGAACTCTTCCAAACAGGTAAAATTATTATTGCCAGAAACTATCAATCTTTCCGTATGTATGCCATCCTAGCAATTATTTACCTTATTATGATTACACTCTTAACAAGACTTGCAAAACGTTTAGAAAAGAGGCTTAACTAA
- the obgE gene encoding GTPase ObgE, with protein sequence MSMFLDTAKISVQAGRGGDGMVAFRREKYVPNGGPWGGDGGKGGSVIFRVDEGLRTLMDFRYNRKFKAKSGEKGMTKGMHGRGSEDLIIAVPQGTTVRDAETGKVITDLVEHGQEVVIAKGGRGGRGNIRFATPRNPAPEIAENGEPGEERQLELELKILADVGLVGFPSVGKSTLLSVVSSAKPKIGAYHFTTIVPNLGMVRTKSGDSFAMADLPGLIEGASQGVGLGTQFLRHIERTRVILHVIDMSASEGRDPYEDYVSINNELETYNLRLMERPQIIVANKMDMPEAQENLKAFKEKLAAQYDEFDDLPMIFPISSLAHQGLDNLLEATADLLAKTDEFLLYDEADLVDEEAYYGFAETEKDFEITRDDDATWVLSGEKLERLFVMTNMERDESIMKFARQLRGMGVDEALRERGAKDGDLVRIGKFEFEFVD encoded by the coding sequence ATGAGTATGTTTTTAGATACGGCAAAAATTAGTGTCCAAGCGGGTCGCGGTGGCGATGGCATGGTGGCCTTTCGTCGTGAAAAGTATGTCCCAAATGGCGGTCCTTGGGGAGGAGATGGCGGTAAGGGTGGCTCAGTCATCTTTAGAGTTGACGAAGGATTGCGTACCTTAATGGATTTCCGCTATAATCGTAAATTCAAGGCGAAATCTGGTGAAAAAGGCATGACTAAGGGAATGCATGGTCGTGGCTCAGAAGATTTGATTATCGCTGTCCCTCAAGGAACAACTGTTCGTGATGCCGAAACTGGAAAAGTGATTACAGACTTAGTAGAACATGGCCAAGAAGTGGTGATTGCTAAGGGTGGCCGTGGTGGTCGTGGTAATATTCGTTTTGCAACTCCTCGTAATCCTGCGCCGGAAATTGCTGAAAATGGTGAACCAGGTGAGGAACGTCAGTTAGAACTAGAGCTCAAAATCTTAGCTGATGTTGGTTTGGTCGGATTCCCATCTGTTGGGAAATCAACCTTGTTAAGTGTTGTGTCATCAGCTAAACCGAAAATTGGTGCCTATCATTTTACCACTATTGTACCTAATCTAGGAATGGTTCGTACCAAGTCAGGTGATAGCTTTGCTATGGCAGATCTACCAGGTTTGATTGAAGGTGCTAGCCAAGGGGTTGGTTTGGGGACTCAGTTCCTCCGTCATATTGAACGGACGCGGGTTATCTTACATGTGATTGACATGTCTGCTAGTGAGGGCCGTGACCCTTACGAAGATTATGTTTCCATTAATAACGAGTTGGAAACCTATAATCTGCGATTGATGGAGCGCCCACAGATTATTGTAGCTAATAAAATGGACATGCCAGAGGCTCAAGAAAACTTGAAAGCCTTCAAGGAAAAATTGGCTGCCCAATATGACGAGTTTGATGACCTACCAATGATTTTCCCTATTTCAAGTTTAGCACATCAAGGCTTAGATAACTTGTTAGAAGCAACAGCAGACTTACTTGCTAAGACGGATGAATTCTTATTATATGATGAAGCTGATCTGGTGGATGAAGAAGCTTACTATGGCTTTGCAGAAACTGAAAAAGACTTTGAGATTACCCGAGATGATGATGCTACTTGGGTCTTGTCTGGTGAGAAATTGGAACGTCTCTTTGTCATGACCAATATGGAACGTGATGAATCCATTATGAAATTTGCTCGTCAATTGCGCGGTATGGGTGTTGATGAAGCCCTACGTGAACGCGGAGCAAAAGATGGGGATCTAGTTCGAATTGGCAAGTTTGAATTTGAATTTGTGGATTAA
- a CDS encoding transposon-encoded TnpW family protein, which yields MDIGKTKYTVNLYFKQGTGETYKDKILKLIKREMEKI from the coding sequence ATGGATATTGGAAAGACAAAATACACTGTAAACCTATATTTCAAGCAAGGTACAGGGGAAACATACAAAGATAAAATACTAAAGTTAATCAAGAGAGAAATGGAGAAGATATAA
- a CDS encoding DUF1846 domain-containing protein codes for MKTIAFDSNKYLNLQRDHILERISQFDGKLYMEFGGKMLEDYHAARVLPGYEPDNKIKLLKELKEQVEIVIAINANNIEHSKARGDLGISYDQEVFRLIDKFNTLDIYVGSVVITQYNNQPAADAFRKQLEKNGIASYLHYPIKGYPTDINHIISPEGMGKNDYIKTSRNLIVVTAPGPGSGKLATCMSQMYHDQINGIKSGYAKFETFPVWNLPLHHPVNLAYEAATADLDDVNMIDPFHLETYGKTAVNYNRDIEVFPVLNRTFERILSKSPYASPTDMGVNMVGFSIVNEEAAIEASKQEIIRRYYQTLVDFKAERVSEAAVKKIELLMNDIGVTPEDRQVTVAARQKAEQTGQPALALQLPNGQIVTGKTSELFGPTAAVIINAIKTLAKIDKGTHLIEPEYVKPIQGLKVNHLGSQNPRLHSNEILIALAITAMTNDEANLAMKELGNLKGSEAHSTVILTDEDKNVLRKLGVNITFDPIYQNHKLYRK; via the coding sequence ATGAAGACTATTGCTTTTGATTCTAATAAGTATTTAAACTTACAAAGGGATCATATTTTAGAACGTATTAGCCAGTTTGATGGTAAACTTTACATGGAATTTGGTGGGAAAATGTTAGAAGACTACCATGCTGCCCGTGTACTTCCAGGTTATGAACCTGACAATAAGATTAAATTGCTCAAAGAACTCAAAGAGCAAGTCGAAATTGTGATTGCCATTAATGCTAATAATATTGAGCACTCAAAGGCGCGTGGCGATCTAGGCATTTCCTATGACCAAGAAGTTTTCCGTCTCATCGACAAGTTTAACACATTAGACATTTATGTCGGTTCAGTCGTGATTACTCAATATAACAATCAACCAGCTGCAGATGCCTTTCGTAAACAACTCGAAAAAAATGGCATCGCTTCTTACCTACACTACCCTATCAAGGGCTATCCAACCGACATCAACCACATTATCTCACCTGAGGGGATGGGGAAAAATGATTACATCAAAACCAGCCGTAACCTTATTGTTGTGACAGCGCCAGGGCCTGGTTCAGGAAAACTAGCCACTTGCATGTCCCAAATGTATCATGATCAAATCAATGGTATTAAGTCGGGCTATGCCAAATTTGAAACCTTCCCTGTCTGGAATCTTCCTCTTCATCATCCTGTTAATTTAGCTTATGAAGCTGCTACTGCAGATTTAGATGATGTCAACATGATTGATCCTTTCCATCTAGAAACTTACGGTAAAACAGCTGTCAATTATAATCGTGACATCGAAGTCTTTCCAGTGCTAAATCGTACATTTGAACGTATTTTGAGCAAATCACCCTACGCATCGCCAACAGATATGGGGGTTAATATGGTTGGCTTCTCCATTGTCAATGAAGAAGCTGCTATTGAAGCATCCAAACAGGAAATCATTCGCCGTTATTACCAAACCCTCGTCGATTTTAAGGCAGAGCGTGTTTCAGAGGCTGCTGTTAAAAAGATTGAACTCTTGATGAATGATATTGGTGTCACACCTGAAGACCGTCAAGTTACTGTGGCTGCTCGCCAAAAAGCTGAGCAAACAGGACAGCCTGCCCTTGCTCTGCAATTACCAAATGGACAGATTGTCACCGGAAAAACATCTGAACTTTTCGGACCAACTGCTGCTGTGATCATCAATGCCATTAAAACATTGGCGAAAATTGACAAAGGCACTCATTTGATTGAACCAGAGTATGTGAAACCTATCCAAGGCCTCAAGGTAAACCATTTAGGTAGTCAAAACCCACGCCTACATTCCAATGAAATCCTCATTGCGCTAGCCATCACTGCTATGACTAATGACGAGGCTAACCTTGCCATGAAAGAACTTGGTAACTTGAAAGGCAGCGAAGCCCATTCTACCGTAATCCTAACTGACGAAGATAAAAATGTTCTCAGAAAGCTTGGGGTTAACATTACATTTGACCCTATTTATCAAAATCATAAACTCTACCGAAAATAA
- a CDS encoding thioesterase family protein, with the protein MTIYSHTYETDNQHSAKAMGSGTLDVLATPALVAFMENASYLFAQESLETGLTTVGSEMAIQHLAASAIGQAVTIVITALKEEGRKYDFRIEAFVGDQLIGKACHTRVRVDSRDFMEKVTD; encoded by the coding sequence ATGACTATTTACTCTCATACTTACGAAACTGACAACCAGCATTCTGCGAAAGCCATGGGCTCTGGAACACTTGACGTATTGGCGACTCCTGCTTTAGTGGCTTTTATGGAAAATGCTTCTTACTTATTTGCCCAAGAATCACTAGAAACAGGATTGACCACTGTTGGTAGTGAAATGGCTATTCAACATTTAGCTGCTTCTGCCATTGGCCAAGCAGTAACCATTGTCATCACTGCTCTCAAAGAGGAAGGCCGAAAATACGATTTCCGCATAGAGGCTTTTGTGGGAGACCAACTGATTGGAAAAGCCTGTCATACCAGAGTGAGGGTAGATAGTCGAGATTTCATGGAAAAAGTAACAGACTAA